A single genomic interval of Dysidea avara chromosome 8, odDysAvar1.4, whole genome shotgun sequence harbors:
- the LOC136263699 gene encoding uncharacterized protein, whose translation MGGQAVPVNSDSTEQKTTIPTSDISGLLENAKLQVYKILQQITRLQLAKNETYDLFHQICYERYNTMCEVDINAIRDDVTSLTQLLPVIQHLANNETDEYIITKYSEMIKFMESSISALNNLIRALDSKDTVPAATTENQRYENLDKFVKLSMLKLQVELTFRDLEHLPVN comes from the exons ATGGGAGGTCAAGCAGTTCCTGTTAACAGTGATTCAACTGAACAGAAAACAACAATTCCTACCTCTGACATCAGTGGACTACTTGAAAATGCAAAATTgcaggtttacaaaatactgcAACAAATTACACGTCTGCAGTTGGCTAAA AATGAAACATATGACTTGTTTCACCAAATCTGCTACGAACGCTACAACACAATGTGTGAAGTT GATATCAATGCCATCAGGGATGATGTCACATCACTAACACAACTACTCCCTGTTATTCAACATCTTGCTAACAATGAGACTGATGAATATATCATTACTAAATACAGTGAAATGATCAAATTCATGGAGAGCAGTATTTCAGCCCTTAACAATCTG ATTAGAGCATTGGACAGTAAGGATACTGTACCAGCAGCTACAACAGAAAATCAACGATATGAAAATCTCGATAAATTTGTGAAGCTGAGTATGCTCAAGTTGCAAGTGGAATTGACCTTTAGAGATCTTGAACATCTTCCAGTCAACTAA